In Desulfonatronospira thiodismutans ASO3-1, a single window of DNA contains:
- the lysS gene encoding lysine--tRNA ligase — translation MKKNSQTPENTPDQSESQLLKNRRQKIKDLQEQQVELFSNSFRKDTDISRILQEAGSLDAAELEADTRCYRVAGRIMALRSFGKVIFAHILDHSDRIQIFVQRDMLGENEFKVFKKLDVGDIIGVHGALFRTRTGELTIKAEEIQLLTKAVRPLPEKYHGLKDVETRYRQRYVDLIVNPSSKQIFLARNRIIRYIRDFLDARDFIEVETPMMQAIPGGATARPFNTHHNALDMKLYLRVAPELYLKRLLVGGFEKVYEINRNFRNEGISTQHNPEFTMLEFYRAYVDYWDLMDFTEEMISGLCRHMTGGTQITYQGNTIDFTPPWTRIPFFKSLEEIGGLAPEDYQDPEKAKALVKRLGENVVPGEKQAKVQAKLFDLLVEPRLQQPHFIYHYPTEISPLSRRNDKDPAITDRFELFIAGREIANAFSELNDPQDQKGRFQEQVQDKEAGDVEAHYMDEDYIRALEYGMPPAGGEGIGIDRLVMLFTNSASIREVILFPLLRPEAGTS, via the coding sequence ATGAAAAAAAACAGTCAGACACCTGAAAACACACCTGATCAAAGCGAAAGCCAGCTTCTGAAAAACCGCAGGCAGAAAATAAAGGACCTGCAGGAACAGCAGGTAGAACTCTTTTCCAACAGCTTTCGCAAGGACACGGACATAAGCCGCATCCTTCAGGAGGCGGGAAGCCTTGATGCCGCAGAGCTTGAAGCTGATACACGCTGTTACAGGGTAGCAGGCAGGATCATGGCCCTGCGCTCCTTCGGCAAGGTCATTTTTGCTCACATCCTGGACCACAGCGACCGGATACAGATCTTTGTCCAGAGGGACATGCTGGGCGAAAATGAATTCAAGGTCTTCAAGAAGCTTGATGTTGGCGATATAATCGGAGTCCACGGTGCACTGTTCCGCACCAGGACCGGCGAATTGACCATCAAGGCGGAAGAAATCCAGCTTTTAACCAAGGCTGTACGCCCCCTGCCCGAGAAGTACCACGGTCTTAAGGACGTCGAGACCCGCTATCGCCAGAGGTATGTGGATCTTATTGTCAACCCTTCCTCCAAACAGATTTTTCTGGCCAGAAACCGCATCATAAGGTATATCAGGGATTTTCTCGATGCCAGGGACTTCATCGAGGTGGAAACCCCCATGATGCAGGCCATTCCCGGGGGAGCTACAGCAAGGCCATTCAACACCCACCACAATGCTTTGGACATGAAGCTCTACCTCCGGGTTGCACCTGAACTTTATCTTAAAAGACTGCTCGTGGGTGGCTTTGAAAAAGTTTACGAGATAAACCGCAATTTCAGAAATGAAGGCATCTCCACCCAGCACAACCCGGAATTCACCATGCTTGAATTTTACCGGGCATACGTGGATTACTGGGACCTCATGGATTTTACCGAAGAAATGATAAGCGGGCTGTGCAGGCACATGACCGGCGGCACACAGATTACCTACCAGGGCAACACCATTGATTTTACTCCTCCCTGGACCAGAATACCTTTTTTCAAGTCCCTGGAAGAGATCGGGGGGCTGGCTCCGGAGGATTACCAGGATCCGGAAAAGGCAAAAGCCCTGGTGAAACGCCTCGGTGAAAATGTGGTCCCGGGAGAAAAACAGGCCAAGGTGCAGGCCAAGCTTTTTGACCTTCTGGTGGAACCCAGGTTGCAGCAGCCTCATTTTATATATCATTATCCCACAGAGATTTCTCCTCTTTCCAGGAGAAACGATAAGGACCCCGCCATTACGGATCGTTTCGAGCTTTTTATCGCCGGCCGGGAAATAGCCAACGCCTTTTCTGAGCTAAATGATCCCCAGGATCAGAAAGGCCGGTTCCAGGAGCAGGTGCAGGATAAGGAGGCCGGTGACGTGGAGGCCCATTACATGGACGAGGACTACATCCGGGCCCTGGAATACGGCATGCCCCCGGCAGGCGGGGAAGGCATAGGGATTGACCGCCTGGTCATGCTCTTCACAAATTCTGCTTCAATCCGGGAAGTTATTCTCTTTCCGCTTCTACGCCCAGAGGCTGGTACGTCCTGA
- a CDS encoding quaternary amine ABC transporter ATP-binding protein yields MEKIVINNVVKIFGDHPKKALELLRQGEPISQILDKTGNVVGVADVSFTVNEGEIVVVMGLSGSGKSTLVRCINRLFEPTAGEIYVDGQDVCKLDTKELRDFRRRKFGMVFQNFALFPHRSVINNVEFGLEVQGADKGEMRQKAETALEMVGLKGWGEKYPSELSGGMQQRVGLARALALDPDILLMDEAFSALDPLIRRDMQDELINLQQKMQKTIVFISHDLDEALKIGDRLVILKDGAVVQIGTPEEILTRPATEYVRKFVEEVDITKVLTAESVMKKCEDVAYLGSDGPNAAMRKMKKNAIASLFVLNKDRTLAGIVFAGEVRRLVDEGESDLEKAMHKDIKMVSRDTPAQELFPIMQDMSYPVAVVDDENKLLGIIVKGLLFSAIAERGGDV; encoded by the coding sequence ATGGAAAAAATTGTTATTAACAACGTGGTCAAGATTTTCGGAGATCACCCGAAAAAAGCCCTGGAGCTTCTGCGCCAGGGTGAGCCCATTTCCCAGATCCTGGACAAGACCGGCAACGTGGTAGGGGTGGCTGATGTCTCCTTTACCGTGAACGAAGGGGAGATCGTTGTGGTCATGGGGCTCTCCGGCAGCGGCAAGTCCACCCTGGTGCGCTGCATCAACCGTCTTTTCGAGCCCACGGCCGGAGAGATATATGTAGACGGGCAGGATGTCTGCAAGCTGGACACCAAGGAGTTGCGGGATTTTCGCAGGCGCAAGTTCGGCATGGTTTTTCAGAACTTTGCTCTTTTCCCGCATCGGTCCGTGATCAATAACGTTGAGTTCGGCCTGGAAGTGCAGGGAGCAGACAAGGGAGAAATGAGGCAGAAGGCTGAAACTGCTCTGGAAATGGTCGGGCTCAAGGGCTGGGGAGAGAAATATCCCAGTGAACTTTCCGGGGGTATGCAGCAAAGGGTCGGTCTGGCCAGGGCTCTGGCCCTGGACCCGGATATCCTGCTCATGGACGAGGCCTTCAGTGCTCTGGACCCCCTTATCCGCAGGGATATGCAGGACGAACTCATCAACCTGCAGCAGAAAATGCAGAAGACTATTGTCTTTATCAGCCACGACCTGGATGAGGCCCTCAAAATCGGGGATCGCCTGGTGATATTAAAGGACGGGGCAGTGGTCCAGATAGGCACCCCGGAAGAGATTCTGACCAGACCGGCCACGGAGTATGTACGTAAGTTCGTGGAAGAGGTGGATATCACCAAGGTTCTCACTGCTGAGTCGGTTATGAAAAAGTGCGAGGATGTGGCCTACCTGGGATCAGACGGCCCCAATGCAGCAATGCGCAAAATGAAAAAGAACGCCATTGCCTCGCTTTTTGTTTTGAATAAAGACCGCACTCTGGCCGGCATTGTTTTCGCCGGCGAGGTGCGCAGGCTGGTGGATGAGGGAGAAAGCGATCTGGAAAAAGCTATGCACAAAGATATAAAGATGGTCAGCCGGGATACCCCGGCCCAGGAACTTTTTCCCATTATGCAGGACATGTCCTACCCCGTGGCAGTTGTGGACGATGAAAACAAGCTTCTGGGGATCATAGTCAAGGGCCTGCTCTTTTCCGCCA